In the genome of Aureimonas sp. OT7, one region contains:
- the rlmJ gene encoding 23S rRNA (adenine(2030)-N(6))-methyltransferase RlmJ translates to MHKHALLARLVESFKRKDKAFRVYDTHAGIGVYDLASEAALRTGEAKAGIDLFMASSARSHPLLAAYAGAVETVDSEAGHRAYPGSPMLIRRLLRPQDRLSAYELHPEDARALADTFAGDVQVKAIHLDGWLALGAHLPPKEKRGMVLIDPPFEEAGEFQRIVDHLQKAVRRWAGGTFAVWYPIKRKSDVGQFHEALSASLIPDILALDFLREDFGAEDRLVGSGLVVINPPYGFAGEARTIMEVLLPVLSRSSTAHCGINVLAAERI, encoded by the coding sequence GTGCACAAGCACGCGCTTCTGGCTCGGCTTGTGGAAAGCTTCAAGCGCAAGGACAAGGCGTTCCGCGTCTACGATACCCATGCCGGCATCGGTGTGTACGACCTTGCGTCCGAAGCGGCGTTGCGCACCGGCGAGGCGAAAGCCGGCATCGACCTGTTCATGGCGAGCAGCGCGCGTTCGCACCCGCTCCTCGCCGCCTATGCCGGTGCTGTCGAAACGGTCGACAGCGAGGCCGGGCACAGGGCCTATCCAGGCTCGCCGATGCTGATCCGTCGCCTGCTGCGCCCTCAGGACAGGCTGTCGGCCTACGAACTGCATCCGGAGGACGCCAGGGCGCTGGCCGATACATTTGCCGGCGACGTGCAGGTGAAAGCCATTCACCTGGATGGCTGGCTTGCGCTCGGTGCCCATCTGCCGCCAAAGGAAAAGCGCGGAATGGTGCTGATCGACCCTCCCTTCGAGGAGGCGGGCGAGTTCCAACGCATCGTGGATCATCTGCAGAAGGCCGTGCGCCGCTGGGCGGGGGGGACGTTCGCGGTCTGGTATCCGATCAAGCGAAAATCGGATGTCGGCCAATTCCACGAGGCGCTGTCGGCCAGCCTCATACCCGATATCCTGGCGCTCGACTTCCTGCGCGAGGATTTCGGTGCGGAAGACAGGCTCGTCGGCTCCGGGCTGGTCGTCATAAACCCGCCCTACGGCTTCGCAGGGGAAGCCCGAACCATCATGGAAGTGTTGCTCCCCGTCCTCTCCCGTTCGTCCACGGCGCATTGTGGCATCAATGTGCTGGCGGCGGAGCGCATATGA
- a CDS encoding alkene reductase has translation MSQHKIFEPVDLGPVRLRNRVAMAPLTRSRATPDGVPKEMHVEYYRQRADAGLIIAEATNISPEGRGYAWTPGIWTDSQVVGWRKVTDAVHEAGGHIYLQLWHVGRVSHPDLQPGGALPVAPSAVKANGQSFTEAGMQDMVTPRALDISELPRVVDDYRHAARQAKTAGFDGVEIHSANGYLLDQFLRDGANKRTDAYGGSVENRLRFPLEVVDAVTEIWGAERTGIRISPVSPANDLLDSDPAEVFVPYVEELSRRKLVYLHVIEGATRGERDVNRFKPWSLRDHFSGLYMANNGYTRDLALERVDSGEIDMACFGRPFISNPDLVRRLELGAPLAKWDESTFYGGDERGYTDYPALTPEEIARYGRAV, from the coding sequence GTGAGCCAGCATAAGATTTTCGAGCCGGTCGATCTCGGTCCAGTGCGCCTGCGGAACCGTGTCGCCATGGCGCCGCTGACGCGTTCCCGGGCAACGCCGGACGGCGTGCCGAAGGAGATGCACGTCGAATATTACCGCCAGCGCGCCGATGCGGGCCTGATCATCGCAGAGGCCACGAATATTTCCCCCGAGGGCCGTGGCTACGCCTGGACGCCGGGCATCTGGACCGATTCCCAGGTTGTCGGGTGGCGCAAGGTGACGGACGCCGTCCATGAGGCCGGCGGCCACATCTACCTTCAGCTCTGGCATGTCGGACGCGTGTCGCACCCCGACCTGCAGCCAGGCGGTGCCCTGCCGGTGGCGCCGTCCGCGGTGAAGGCGAACGGGCAGAGCTTCACCGAAGCCGGTATGCAGGACATGGTGACGCCGCGCGCGCTGGATATTTCGGAATTGCCACGCGTGGTGGACGATTACAGGCATGCCGCCAGGCAGGCCAAGACTGCCGGCTTCGATGGCGTCGAGATTCATTCGGCCAATGGCTACCTTCTCGACCAGTTTCTGCGTGACGGCGCCAACAAGCGCACCGACGCCTATGGCGGCTCGGTGGAAAACCGCCTGCGTTTCCCGCTCGAAGTGGTGGACGCCGTCACGGAGATCTGGGGCGCCGAACGCACCGGCATCCGGATATCGCCGGTCAGCCCGGCCAACGATCTGCTCGATAGCGACCCGGCAGAGGTGTTCGTGCCCTATGTGGAAGAGTTGTCGCGCCGCAAGCTGGTCTATCTTCACGTCATCGAAGGCGCCACGCGGGGCGAGCGCGACGTAAACCGCTTCAAGCCCTGGAGCCTCAGGGATCATTTCTCCGGCCTCTACATGGCCAACAACGGCTACACGCGCGACCTGGCCCTGGAGCGTGTCGATTCCGGCGAGATCGACATGGCCTGCTTTGGCCGGCCCTTCATCTCCAATCCGGATCTCGTCCGGCGCCTCGAACTGGGCGCGCCGCTGGCCAAATGGGACGAAAGCACCTTCTATGGCGGCGACGAGCGTGGCTATACGGATTATCCGGCACTGACGCCCGAAGAGATCGCCCGGTACGGAAGGGCCGTCTGA
- a CDS encoding molybdopterin oxidoreductase family protein: MNKPLPIAKGHTACPHDCPSTCALEVDLIDNRTIGRVRGSDANSYTAGVICAKVARYAERVHNPDRLMLPMQRVGGKGAGGWRPVAWSDALDIVADAFVKAEARYGSEAVWPFYYAGTMGLVQRDGINRLRHAKRYSGEFGSICVNTAWTGWYAGTGALSGVDPREMAKSDCIVIWGTNAVATQVNVMTHAVRGRKERGAKIVVVDIYDNATMKQADMALKLRPGTDAALACALMHIGFRDGTADRAYLDRMTDDPAGLEAHLRSRTPEWAAGITGLSVEEIEALGALVGHTPRTYFRLGYGFTRQRNGAVAMHAASCVPTVFGHWQHEGGGAFHTNGGIFGLDKSFVEGGSYEDPSIRHLDQTQFGRVLTGDAAALQGGPPVTAMLVQNTNPANVCPEQRLVHQGLMRDDLFVAVHEQFMTDTAKLADLVLPATMFLEHDDIYRGGGQSHILLGPKLIDGPDTVRSNHFVVEELAKRLGVADRPGFGLTEREHIDRMLKTSGYCGGLAELEEKQWLDVQPSFEKAHFVDGFGWADGKFRFRPDWTGMRPGTRPNDRMGLLGDYHRLPDFPDHVTLIEEADEEHPFRLATSPARQFLNSTFAETKGSQQREGRPELMMHPDDLDRLGLADGQRVVVGNERGDVTLPIKASDTVRPGVLVHEGLWPNSAFERGEGINVLTGADAPPPFGGAAFHDTRVWVRVA; the protein is encoded by the coding sequence ATGAACAAGCCGCTTCCCATCGCCAAGGGCCATACGGCCTGCCCGCACGATTGCCCGTCCACCTGCGCGCTCGAGGTGGACCTGATCGACAATCGCACCATAGGACGCGTTCGCGGGTCGGATGCCAACAGCTATACGGCCGGCGTCATCTGCGCCAAAGTCGCCCGCTACGCGGAACGGGTCCACAACCCCGATCGTCTGATGCTGCCCATGCAGCGCGTGGGCGGCAAGGGCGCGGGCGGGTGGCGCCCCGTCGCCTGGAGCGACGCGCTCGACATCGTCGCCGACGCCTTCGTGAAGGCGGAAGCAAGATACGGCTCCGAGGCGGTCTGGCCGTTCTATTATGCGGGCACCATGGGGCTTGTGCAGCGCGACGGCATCAACCGGCTGCGGCACGCCAAACGCTACTCGGGCGAATTCGGCTCCATATGCGTCAACACGGCCTGGACGGGCTGGTACGCGGGCACCGGGGCGCTGTCCGGAGTGGATCCTCGCGAGATGGCCAAGTCCGATTGCATCGTCATCTGGGGCACCAATGCGGTGGCAACGCAGGTCAACGTGATGACGCATGCCGTGCGCGGCCGAAAGGAGCGCGGCGCGAAGATCGTTGTGGTCGACATCTACGACAACGCCACGATGAAGCAGGCGGACATGGCGTTGAAGCTGCGGCCCGGCACCGACGCGGCGCTGGCCTGTGCGCTTATGCATATCGGGTTCCGGGACGGTACGGCCGACCGCGCCTACCTGGACCGCATGACCGACGATCCGGCAGGGTTGGAGGCGCATCTGCGGTCGCGTACGCCCGAATGGGCAGCCGGCATCACCGGTTTGAGCGTCGAGGAGATCGAGGCGCTTGGCGCGCTGGTCGGCCATACGCCACGGACCTATTTCCGGCTGGGCTACGGTTTCACACGCCAGCGCAATGGAGCGGTGGCGATGCATGCGGCCTCCTGCGTGCCCACCGTGTTCGGCCACTGGCAGCATGAGGGCGGCGGGGCCTTCCATACCAATGGCGGCATATTCGGGCTCGACAAGAGTTTCGTGGAGGGCGGTTCCTACGAGGATCCGTCGATCCGTCATCTCGACCAGACCCAGTTCGGTCGTGTGCTGACGGGCGATGCGGCGGCCCTGCAGGGTGGTCCGCCCGTTACGGCCATGCTGGTGCAGAACACCAACCCCGCCAATGTCTGCCCGGAGCAGCGGCTGGTGCATCAGGGCCTGATGCGCGACGATCTCTTCGTCGCCGTGCACGAACAGTTCATGACCGATACCGCGAAGCTGGCCGACCTTGTCCTGCCGGCCACGATGTTTCTGGAGCATGACGACATCTATCGCGGCGGCGGCCAAAGCCACATCCTGCTGGGGCCCAAGCTGATCGACGGTCCCGATACGGTCCGCAGCAACCACTTCGTGGTCGAGGAACTGGCGAAGCGGCTGGGTGTCGCCGACCGACCGGGTTTCGGCCTGACCGAGCGCGAGCATATCGACCGGATGCTCAAGACGAGCGGCTATTGCGGCGGCCTGGCGGAGCTTGAAGAAAAGCAGTGGCTGGATGTGCAGCCGTCATTCGAGAAGGCGCATTTCGTGGATGGCTTCGGTTGGGCGGACGGAAAGTTCCGCTTCAGGCCCGACTGGACGGGCATGCGCCCCGGAACCCGGCCGAACGATCGCATGGGCCTGCTTGGCGATTATCACAGGCTTCCGGACTTCCCCGACCATGTGACGCTGATCGAGGAAGCGGACGAGGAGCATCCGTTCCGCCTGGCGACGTCGCCGGCCCGGCAGTTCCTGAATTCGACCTTCGCGGAGACGAAAGGTTCGCAGCAGCGGGAAGGACGTCCCGAACTGATGATGCATCCCGACGATCTGGATCGTCTCGGCCTTGCCGACGGGCAGCGCGTCGTGGTGGGCAACGAACGTGGCGACGTGACCCTGCCGATCAAGGCCAGCGATACGGTGCGGCCCGGCGTGCTGGTGCATGAAGGGCTTTGGCCAAACAGCGCATTCGAGCGGGGCGAAGGCATCAACGTGCTGACGGGCGCCGATGCCCCGCCGCCTTTCGGCGGCGCCGCATTCCACGATACGCGGGTATGGGTGCGCGTGGCCTGA
- the purN gene encoding phosphoribosylglycinamide formyltransferase: MTTPPRKRIAVLISGRGSNMEALIEASRAADFPGEIVLVLSNRPEAKGLETAAAAGIDTLALDHKAYPNRAAHEAAVAQALDAARPDVICLAGYMRLLGRGFVERFLGRMINIHPSLLPLFPGLHTHERAIEAGMRVHGCTVHFVTEEMDGGPIIAQAAVPILPGDDADALSSRLLRAEHRLYPHALAMLLRGDVAYRDGRAELRSGMIAPTEEMLLSPA; the protein is encoded by the coding sequence GTGACGACGCCGCCCCGGAAGCGCATCGCCGTGCTCATTTCAGGGCGCGGCTCCAACATGGAAGCCTTGATCGAGGCGTCCAGAGCCGCCGATTTCCCGGGAGAGATCGTGTTGGTTCTATCCAACCGGCCCGAGGCGAAGGGGCTCGAAACGGCGGCCGCCGCCGGCATCGACACCCTGGCGCTGGATCACAAGGCCTATCCCAACCGTGCGGCGCACGAGGCGGCTGTCGCGCAAGCCCTCGATGCGGCGCGGCCGGACGTCATCTGCCTTGCCGGATACATGCGCCTTCTGGGCCGCGGTTTCGTCGAACGGTTTCTCGGGCGGATGATCAACATTCACCCGTCCCTCCTGCCGCTCTTCCCGGGGCTGCACACGCATGAGCGCGCCATCGAGGCAGGCATGCGGGTACACGGATGTACCGTGCACTTCGTGACGGAGGAAATGGACGGCGGGCCCATCATCGCGCAGGCGGCCGTACCGATCCTGCCCGGCGACGACGCCGACGCGTTGTCGTCCCGCCTGCTTCGCGCCGAGCATCGCCTGTATCCGCACGCGCTTGCCATGTTGTTGCGGGGCGATGTCGCCTATCGCGACGGCAGGGCCGAGCTTCGCTCCGGCATGATCGCCCCCACCGAAGAGATGCTTCTCAGCCCGGCCTGA